From the Solanum pennellii chromosome 4, SPENNV200 genome, one window contains:
- the LOC107015685 gene encoding GDSL esterase/lipase 1-like → MGNICFHLCILISLASFNFLVNCFDIENKVTTTVFVFGDSMFDPGNNNYIMNPSAYKANFEPYGISYFKHPTGRFSDGRLLPDFIAEFANLPMIPSYYQALHNHSINHGVNFASAGAGCLDETYREKVIPLNTQLGNFKIIRKKLLAQLGEKGSKALLSNAVYLFSIGNNDYLRLYDIPDIPSDSSCLAYTTEHEYMNMVMDSLVTVMMEIYKLGGRKFGIQDLLPLGCLPRFRGLALLKKGPHSDCLDELNSVVKKHNLALSQKFKQLKKKLRGFEYSFFSIFDALKELYENPSTYGFKEAKAACCGFGPYRGFGSCKMAEAYELCENVKEHVIFDSYHPTEKAFHHFAQLWWQGNSNVVESQSLKSLLA, encoded by the exons ATGGGAAATATATGCTTTCATCTCTGCATTTTGATATCCCTAGCTTCTTTTAATTTCCTAGTTAATTGTTTTGATATAGAAAACAAAGTGACAACAACTGTTTTTGTGTTTGGAGACTCCATGTTTGATCCTGGAAACAATAATTACATAATGAATCCTTCAGCTTATAAAGCAAATTTTGAGCCATATGGAATATCATATTTTAAGCATCCCACTGGCAGATTTTCTGATGGCCGCCTCCTCCCTGATTTTATCG CGGAATTTGCAAATTTACCAATGATTCCATCATATTACCAAGCTCTACATAACCATTCTATTAATCATGGAGTGAACTTTGCTTCTGCTGGTGCTGGTTGTCTAGATGAAACATACCGTGAAAAG GTGATCCCCTTAAATACTCAATTAGGCAATTTtaagataataagaaaaaagttgTTGGCACAACTAGGGGAAAAAGGTTCAAAGGCATTGTTATCCAATGCAGTCTACTTGTTCAGCATAGGCAACAACGATTATCTACGCCTTTATGACATTCCAGATATACCTTCAGACTCATCTTGCTTAGCTTATACAACAGAGCACGAATACATGAATATGGTGATGGATAGCCTCGTTACGGTCATGATG GAAATATACAAGTTAGGTGGGAGAAAATTTGGGATCCAGGATTTGTTGCCTTTGGGTTGTTTACCAAGATTTAGGGGTCTTGCTTTGCTTAAGAAAGGTCCTCAtagtgattgcttggatgaacTCAACTCTGTAGTAAAGAAGCACAATTTAGCTCTTTCGCAGAAATTTAAACAGTTGAAGAAGAAATTAAGAGGTTTCGAATACTCATTCTTCAGTATCTTTGATGCTCTTAAGGAACTCTACGAAAATCCTTCAACATATG gTTTCAAAGAAGCAAAGGCAGCATGCTGTGGGTTTGGTCCATACAGAGGATTTGGTAGTTGTAAAATGGCAGAGGCTTATGAGTTGTGTGAAAATGTGAAGGAACATGTAATATTTGACTCTTATCATCCCACTGAAAAGGCTTTCCATCACTTTGCGCAACTATGGTGGCAGGGAAATTCAAATGTGGTCGAGTCTCAAAGTTTGAAATCCTTATTAGCCTAA